GGCTGCTCGGCCAAGGGGCTCGTCACCCAGCGGATGGTGCAGACGATGGCGAAGGACCCCATCGTCTTCGCGCTCGCCAACCCCGACCCCGAGATCAGCTACCCGGAGGCGAAGGAGGCGCGCCAGGACGTCATCATGGCGACCGGCCGCTCCGACTACCCGAACCAGGTCAACAACGTGCTCGGGTTCCCGTTCATCTTCCGCGGCGCGCTCGACGTCCGCGCCAAGGCGATCAACGAGGCGATGAAGATGGCGGCCGCCCGGGCCATCGCGGCGCTGGCGCGCGAGGAAGTCCCCGAGTCGGTCTCGCGCGCCTACTCCGGCGAGAGCTTCTCCTTCGGCCGCGAATACATCATCCCCAAGCCGCTCGACCCCCGCGTGCTGCTGTGGGTCGCGCCGGCCGTGGCGCAGGCCGCCATGGAGAGCGGCGTCGCCCGCCAGAAGATCGACCTCGCCGAGTACCGCGAGCGCCTGCGCAAGACGCAGAGCCGCACCCACGCGGTGATGAGCACCGTCTACCAGAAGGCCAAGAAGAAGCTGGCGCGCATCGTCTTCGTGGAGGGCCACCACCCGAAGATCCAGCACGCCGCCCAGATCCTGCAGGAGGACGGGATCTGCGAGCCGATCCTGCTCGGCCCGGTGGACAAGGTGCGCGGCTCGATCGAGGAGAACCGCCTCGACGGCCTGCGCGACGTGAAGATCGTGAACCCGCTCGAGAGCGACCTCTTCGCCGGCTACGTGTCGAAGCTCTGGGACACGCGCGGCCGCAAGGGCATGACCTTCGAGGAGGCCAAGCAGCGGGTCCGGCAGCGCGCCTACTTCGGCGCCCTGATGGTGAAGGAGGGGCAGGCCGACGGCCTGGTCACCGGGCTCACCACCGGCTACGCCGACGCCATCCGCGCCCCGCTGCAGGTGATCGGCACCCGCGCCGGCCGGCGCGCGGCCGGCGTCTACATCGTGGTGACGAAGAACGAGTTCCGCTTCTTCGCCGACTGCACGGTGAACGCCGACCCGAACGCCGAGGAGCTGGCCGACATCGCGGTCACCACCGCCGACCTGGCGCGCTACTTCGACGTGACGCCGCGGGTGGCCATGCTCTCCTACTCCACCTTCGGCTCCTCCCGCGGCGCCAGCCCGGACAAGGTGCGCGAGGCGACCGAGCTGGTGCGGCAGCGCCACCCCGAGCTGGAGGTGGACGGCGAGATCCAGGTCGACATCGCCATGTCCTCCGAGACGCGCGTGCCGGAGTTCCCGTTCACGAACCTGAAGGAGGACGCCAACGTCCTCGTCTTCCCGAACCTGGACGCGGCCAACATCGGGTACCAGCTCCTCAACCGCATCGGCGGCGCCGAGGTGATCGGCCCGGTGCTGCTCGGCATGCACAAGCCGGTGAACATCCTGCAGATGGGCACCAGCGTGCAGTCCATCGTGAACCTGGCCGCCTTCACCGCGCTCCGCGCCCAGGGCGATCAGTTCACCTTCTGACGCCTTTGCCCCCGCCGCGCCCCTCCCGGAGGTGGCGGCGTCGCCTCGGCGGGCACACCCTCTGCACGGAGGGTGTGCCATGCCGTGGAAGACGACCAAGGAGCGCGCCGCCGCCGACAAGCGGCGGGGCAAGTCCGCCAGCACGCAGGCGGGCGAGTTCGTGAAGGAGCAGATGCACAAGGAGAAGCGCGGGAAGGGCCGCGCCAAGAGCGCCAAGCAGGCCGTCGCCATCGGCCTCTCCCAGGCGCGGCGGGCTGGCGTGAAGGTGCCGCGGAAGAAGGCGGCTGGGACGAAGAAGCGGTCGTCCACCGCCGGGAAGCGCGCGAAGCGCCGCTCCGCCTGACCCCGCGCCGGCTCAGAGGCTGACGCGGAGCGCCAGCCCGACGTCGAAGAGCTGCGCCCCGAACCCCGGCGTCACCTCGGCCCCGGCCACCGTCTGGGCCGGGATGGCGAGGCGGAACTCGCCCGCGGCGCGCCCGTAGTGCGCCTGCCCGTACGCCTCGAGGCGCAGGTAGGTGAGGAGCAGCACGCTGTAGTCGAGGCGGGTGACGAAGCTCCGGTCGGAGAGGTTTCCCAGCGTCGAGAGGATGAAGGTGGTGTTGTTCCACGCCCCGGGGTTCGGGAGGTGGAAGTACACGCCCGCGTAGTGCTGGCCCACGTAGAACGGCGCGAACGCGCCGTTGGCGATGAGCCACGGGTAGATGGCGGGGTCGGCGTAGCCGAGGCGGTTCCAGAAGTACTCGGCGCCCACCTCGAACATGTCCTCGTCGCTGTACTTGTGCTGCCAGCGCACCCCGCCCGTCACCTGCGGCGTGAGGCCGGACGGCTCGTACCCCTCGTAGCGGACGGCGAGGTCCGCGCCCGCGGGCGCGGCCGGCCGGGGGCGGTACACCGGCAGCTCGCTCCCGGTCTTGAGCGCCGCCTCGGCGTAGAAGTCGAGGTCGAGAACCCCGGCCGAGGCGTCCACCGCGAAGCGGGGCTTGTGGCCGCGCTGCACCACCGCCCCCAGGCCGACCTCGGAGGGGCCGAGCACGATCTCGGCGCGCGCCGCGCCGCCCACGCCGCCCAGGCGCTGCGAGTCGCGCGCGGAGGTGGCGGCGGCGGGCAGGCCGGAGGTGCCCGGCGCCAGCGCGCCGGTGGCGGCCGAGCTGGTGAGCGGCTCGAGGATCGCCATCCCGTAGAAGTTCCAGCCCTGCCGCTCCCACGGCAGGTGGACCTTCACCATGGTGGTGCCGGTGCGCTGGTCGAAGACGGCCAGCGGGTCGCGCCGCACCGCGTGGAGGTAGTCGGTGGGGTTCCAGAAGCGGCCCGTCCCCCACTTCACGTGCTGCCGGCCCACCGTGAAGAAGGCGGTGTGCTCGGCGTCGAAGCGCAGCCAGAGCTGGTCGAGCAGCACCTGCGGGTTCGGCGGCGGGGCCGTCCCCAGGACGCCGGGGGCGCTGGGGTCGAGGGTCGGGTCGAACTGCATGCGGCCGAGGACGAACGCCCGGACCCGGTCGTTCGGCCGGGCGTCCAGGTACACGTCGGTCAGCGCCGGCGCGGTGAAGAGCCAGCGGGAGGGCGGATCGCCCTCGCGGGCGAAGAGGAAGCTGCGCAGGTAGAGCTGGCCGCCGAGCTGCAAGGGGTTCTCGGTGCGGCCCAGCACGCCGGCCACGCGCTCCTCGGCGGGCTCGCCCGGCGCGGCGCGCGGCGCGGGGGCGGCAGGGGTGGGCTCGGCGGGCTTCGCCTCCTCGGGCGGCTTCGGCGGCGCGCCGAACAGGTCCGCCTCGCTCGGACGGTCCTGGGCGGCGGCGGGGGCGGCGAGGCTGAGAAGCAGCAGCGCGAGGCTTGCGGGTTTCACGTGGCGACGCCCCCTCTCCCCGGCCCTCTCCCCCGGCGGGGGAGAGAGAGATGAAACCCGGACCTCGACCTCGACTGCGACCTCGACCTCGACCTCGACCTCGGCTGCGACCTCGGCTGCAACTGCGACTGCGACGCTACCGGCTCTTCGATTCGAGCCAGGCCTTCGTGAACATGTTGGCATCCAGCGCGCGCAGATCGACCTGCCGGATGAGGATGAGCGTGGAGTTGGCCTTCTCCACCTCGTCGTAGAACCGCATCTCCTCCGGGAACCAGACGTCCGCGCCCTTCGACTCGGAGAAGACCTTCTTCCACTTGG
The genomic region above belongs to Anaeromyxobacter diazotrophicus and contains:
- a CDS encoding NADP-dependent malic enzyme translates to MATDSPKGKTASDQSLVPNKKVRREDALAYHSTGRKGKIEVIPTKPCATARDLALAYSPGVAEPCLEIAKDQDLSYTYTARGNLVGVVSNGTAVLGLGDIGCHAGKPVMEGKGVLFKKFADVDVFDIEVDATDIDHFCTVVKALEPTFGGINLEDIKAPECFVIEERLKREMQIPVMHDDQHGTAIISGAALLNAVEVAGKSLDKVRVVVSGAGASALACTRFYIALGVKKENVLLVDTKGVVYKGRTEGMNQWKAEFAAETRCRTLADAMEGADVFLGCSAKGLVTQRMVQTMAKDPIVFALANPDPEISYPEAKEARQDVIMATGRSDYPNQVNNVLGFPFIFRGALDVRAKAINEAMKMAAARAIAALAREEVPESVSRAYSGESFSFGREYIIPKPLDPRVLLWVAPAVAQAAMESGVARQKIDLAEYRERLRKTQSRTHAVMSTVYQKAKKKLARIVFVEGHHPKIQHAAQILQEDGICEPILLGPVDKVRGSIEENRLDGLRDVKIVNPLESDLFAGYVSKLWDTRGRKGMTFEEAKQRVRQRAYFGALMVKEGQADGLVTGLTTGYADAIRAPLQVIGTRAGRRAAGVYIVVTKNEFRFFADCTVNADPNAEELADIAVTTADLARYFDVTPRVAMLSYSTFGSSRGASPDKVREATELVRQRHPELEVDGEIQVDIAMSSETRVPEFPFTNLKEDANVLVFPNLDAANIGYQLLNRIGGAEVIGPVLLGMHKPVNILQMGTSVQSIVNLAAFTALRAQGDQFTF
- a CDS encoding DUF6496 domain-containing protein; its protein translation is MPWKTTKERAAADKRRGKSASTQAGEFVKEQMHKEKRGKGRAKSAKQAVAIGLSQARRAGVKVPRKKAAGTKKRSSTAGKRAKRRSA